In a genomic window of Vigna angularis cultivar LongXiaoDou No.4 chromosome 6, ASM1680809v1, whole genome shotgun sequence:
- the LOC108343019 gene encoding endoglucanase 25 — MYGRDPWGGPLEINATDSATEEERSRNLQDLDRAALSRPLDETQQSWLLGPGEQKKKKYVDLGCIIVSRKIFVWTVGTVLFAAFLAGFIALIVNTVPRHHHKHPPPDNYTLALRKALMFFNAQRSGKLPKHNNVSWRGNSGMQDGKSSDTSSAIKDLVGGFYDAGDAIKFNFPAAFSISMLSWSVIEYSAKYEAAGELDHVKEIIKWGADYFLKSFNSTADTITSLAAQVGVGDTSGGSTPNDHYCWMRPEDMDYDRPVTECHSCSDLAAEMAAALASASIVFKDNKAYSKKLVHGATTLFKFSRDQRGRYSAGSSEAAIFYNSTSYWDEYVWGGAWMYFATGNSSYLKLATAPGLAKHAGAFWGGPDYGVLSWDNKLAGAQVLLSRLRLFLSPGYPYEEILRTFHNQTSIVMCSYLPVFTSFNRTKGGLIQLNHGRPQPLQYVVNAAFLAALYSDYLDAADTPGWYCGPNFFSTDVLRNFAKTQIDYILGKNPRKMSYIVGFGDHYPKHVHHRGASIPKNKVKYSCKGGWKWRDSSKPNPNTIVGAMVAGPDKHDGFHDVRSNYNYTEPTLAGNAGLVAALVALSGDKSTSIDKNTIFSAVPPMFPTPPPPPAPWKP; from the exons ATGTACGGTAGAGATCCGTGGGGTGGTCCGTTGGAGATCAATGCGACGGACTCCGCCACGGAGGAGGAGCGGAGCCGGAACCTGCAGGACTTGGACAGGGCGGCGCTGTCGCGGCCCTTGGACGAGACGCAGCAGAGTTGGCTCCTGGGTCCCGGCgaacagaagaagaagaagtacgTGGATCTCGGTTGCATCATCGTCAGCCGCAAGATCTTCGTATGGACCGTCGGCACGGTTCTCTTCGCCGCATTCCTCGCTGGATTCATCGCGCTCATCGTGAACACCGTCCCTCGTCACCACCACAAACACCCGCCTCCCGACAACTACACGCTCGCCCTCCGCAAGGCCCTCATGTTCTTCAATGCCCAGAGAT CGGGGAAGTTGCCGAAGCATAACAATGTGTCTTGGAGGGGGAACTCGGGTATGCAAGACGGGAAGTCTTCTGATACGTCTTCTGCGATTAAGGATCTGGTGGGTGGGTTCTACGATGCCGGGGATGCTATCAAGTTTAACTTTCCTGCTGCGTTTTCCATTTCTATGTTGAGTTGGAGTGTGATTGAGTATAGTGCAAAGTATGAGGCTGCTGGGGAGCTTGATCATGTTAAGGAGATCATTAAGTGGGGTGCTGATTATTTTCTCAAGAGTTTCAATAGTACTGCTGACACCATCACCTCACTTGCTGCTCAG GTTGGGGTAGGAGATACTTCTGGTGGGAGTACTCCCAACGATCACTATTGCTGGATGCGTCCGGAGGACATGGACTATGATCGCCCTGTGACTGAGTGCCACAGTTGTTCAGATCTTGCCGCTGAGATGGCTGCTGCCTTGGCTTCTGCTTCCATTGTTTTCAAGGACAATAAGGCCTATTCCAAGAAACTGGTGCATGGTGCAACCACGCTCTTCAAGTTTTCGAGGGATCAGAGAGGTAGGTACAGTGCTGGGAGTTCGGAAGCTGCAATATTTTATAACTCAACCAGTTACTGGGATGAGTATGTTTGGGGAGGCGCTTGGATGTACTTTGCAACTGGAAATTCGTCATACCTTAAGCTTGCTACTGCTCCTGGCCTGGCCAAGCATGCTGGTGCCTTCTGGGGAGGCCCTGATTATGGGGTACTCAGCTGGGATAACAAACTTGCTGGTGCTCAG gTTCTTCTGAGTCGTTTGAGGTTGTTCTTGAGTCCTGGCTATCCATATGAAGAAATTTTGAGGACCTTCCACAATCAGACAAGCATAGTCATGTGCTCCTATCTACCAGTTTTCACAAGTTTTAATAGAACCAAAG GTGGCTTGATTCAATTAAACCATGGTAGGCCTCAGCCTCTGCAATATGTTGTCAATGCCGCCTTTTTGGCTGCCCTATATAGTGATTATCTTGATGCTGCTGATACACCTGGATGGTATTGTGGACCTAATTTCTTTTCAACAGACGTGCTTCGTAACTTTGCCAAGACCCAG ATTGATTACATTCTTGGGAAAAATCCGAGGAAAATGAGCTATATTGTAGGTTTTGGTGATCATTATCCAAAGCATGTCCACCATAGAGGTGCATCTATTCCAAAGAACAAGGTCAAATATAGTTGTAAAGGTGGATGGAAATGGAGGGATTCTTCCAAGCCAAACCCAAATACAATTGTTGGTGCCATGGTCGCTGGTCCTGACAAGCATGATGGCTTCCATGATGTTCGTTCAAACTACAATTACACAGAGCCAACACTTGCCGGAAATGCTGGTTTAGTTGCGGCACTAGTGGCATTGTCAGGCGACAAGAGCACATCAATTGacaaaaataccattttctcTGCTGTTCCCCCTATGTTTCCCACGCCACCACCACCTCCAGCACCGTGGAAACCATAA
- the LOC108342084 gene encoding MLO-like protein 13 isoform X2, with translation MAEELNHSLEYTPTWIVAVVCCIIVFISLCVERALHKLGNYLKRKGQNALYEVLTKLEEELMLLGFISLLLTVFQGLISDICISPNLATQMLPCKRPHRSSEGSAHYQIYYDAIINRRRLLSSGSGSDHCTHKMREWKVWEDHYRDHSEAIDKHEFFKEKSRGYWRKAAVISWLISFFKQFHGSVTKYDYYALRYGFVKKHHSNNPNYNFHNYMLRTLEVDFKRVVGISWYLWVFVVLFLLLNIEGWHTYFWLAFLPLILLLLVGAKLEHIIARLYQDSIDMLGRDDDKSVKPSDEYFWFTSPLLVLHLLHFILFQNSFEIAFFFWIWCTYGFDSCIMEKVTYVIPRLIMGVIVQVLCSYSTLPLYTIVTQMGSESKPHSNCMIKESTQTDEQAIIMVEDATSAIELVPLEKPNTSNS, from the exons ATGGCAGAAGAACTTAACCACTCTCTGGAATACACACCAACATGGATTGTTGCGGTTGTTTGCTGCATAATTGTTTTCATCTCCCTTTGTGTTGAACGTGCCCTTCACAAACTCGGAAAC TACCTAAAGAGAAAAGGTCAGAACGCACTGTATGAAGTCTTGACAAAATTGGAAGAAG AATTGATGCTTTTAGGGTTCATTTCCCTTTTGTTAACCGTCTTTCAAGGTTTAATAAGCGACATTTGCATCTCACCAAACCTTGCAACCCAAATGCTTCCATGCAAAAGGCCTCATAGGTCTTCAGAAGGTTCAGCGCATTATCAGATATACTATGATGCTATAATAAACAGAAGGAGGCTTTTGTCTAGTGGTTCTGGTTCAGATCATTGTACACATAAG ATGCGGGAATGGAAGGTATGGGAGGATCATTATCGAGATCACAGTGAAG CAATAGATAAACATGAGTTCTTCAAAGAAAAAAGTCGAGGATATTGGAGAAAAGCAGCTGTTATTAGTTGGCTG ATATCATTCTTCAAGCAATTTCATGGCTCTGTTACAAAGTATGACTACTATGCACTTCGGTATGGATTTGTCAAG AAACACCACTCAAATAACCCCAactataattttcataattacaTGCTGAGGACACTTGAAGTAGACTTCAAAAGAGTTGTTGGTATCAG CTGGTACCTTTGGGTTTTTGTTGTGCTGTTTTTGCTGTTGAACATTGAAG GATGGCACACTTATTTCTGGTTAGCCTTTTTACCCTTGATA CTTCTACTTCTGGTGGGGGCAAAGTTGGAGCACATAATCGCTCGTTTGTATCAGGATTCAATAGACATGTTGGGAAGAGATGATGACAAATCAGTGAAGCCATCAGATGAATATTTCTGGTTTACCAGCCCTCTCCTAGTCCTCCACTTACTTCACTTCATTTTGTTTCAAAACTCTTTTGAGATTGCATTTTTCTTCTGGATTTGG TGCACATATGGATTTGATTCATGCATTATGGAGAAAGTAACCTACGTTATCCCAAGACTTATAATGGG TGTAATTGTTCAAGTGCTTTGCAGTTATAGCACCTTGCCTTTGTACACTATTGTGACTCAG ATGGGTAGTGAAAGCAAACCGCATTCCAACTGCATGATCAAAGAATCAACCCAAACTGATGAACAAGCAATAATCATGGTGGAAGATGCAACATCTGCAATTGAGCTTGTTCCCTTGGAGAAACCTAATACATCCAACAGTTAA
- the LOC108342084 gene encoding MLO-like protein 13 isoform X1: MAEELNHSLEYTPTWIVAVVCCIIVFISLCVERALHKLGNYLKRKGQNALYEVLTKLEEELMLLGFISLLLTVFQGLISDICISPNLATQMLPCKRPHRSSEGSAHYQIYYDAIINRRRLLSSGSGSDHCTHKGKVPLLSLESLHQLHIFIFVLAVVHAIFCVTTMLLAGAKMREWKVWEDHYRDHSEAIDKHEFFKEKSRGYWRKAAVISWLISFFKQFHGSVTKYDYYALRYGFVKKHHSNNPNYNFHNYMLRTLEVDFKRVVGISWYLWVFVVLFLLLNIEGWHTYFWLAFLPLILLLLVGAKLEHIIARLYQDSIDMLGRDDDKSVKPSDEYFWFTSPLLVLHLLHFILFQNSFEIAFFFWIWCTYGFDSCIMEKVTYVIPRLIMGVIVQVLCSYSTLPLYTIVTQMGSESKPHSNCMIKESTQTDEQAIIMVEDATSAIELVPLEKPNTSNS, encoded by the exons ATGGCAGAAGAACTTAACCACTCTCTGGAATACACACCAACATGGATTGTTGCGGTTGTTTGCTGCATAATTGTTTTCATCTCCCTTTGTGTTGAACGTGCCCTTCACAAACTCGGAAAC TACCTAAAGAGAAAAGGTCAGAACGCACTGTATGAAGTCTTGACAAAATTGGAAGAAG AATTGATGCTTTTAGGGTTCATTTCCCTTTTGTTAACCGTCTTTCAAGGTTTAATAAGCGACATTTGCATCTCACCAAACCTTGCAACCCAAATGCTTCCATGCAAAAGGCCTCATAGGTCTTCAGAAGGTTCAGCGCATTATCAGATATACTATGATGCTATAATAAACAGAAGGAGGCTTTTGTCTAGTGGTTCTGGTTCAGATCATTGTACACATAAG GGTAAGGTTCCACTGTTATCATTGGAATCTTTACATCAGCTTCACATTTTTATCTTTGTATTGGCCGTTGTACATGCAATATTCTGTGTCACAACAATGCTTCTTGCAGGTGCAAAG ATGCGGGAATGGAAGGTATGGGAGGATCATTATCGAGATCACAGTGAAG CAATAGATAAACATGAGTTCTTCAAAGAAAAAAGTCGAGGATATTGGAGAAAAGCAGCTGTTATTAGTTGGCTG ATATCATTCTTCAAGCAATTTCATGGCTCTGTTACAAAGTATGACTACTATGCACTTCGGTATGGATTTGTCAAG AAACACCACTCAAATAACCCCAactataattttcataattacaTGCTGAGGACACTTGAAGTAGACTTCAAAAGAGTTGTTGGTATCAG CTGGTACCTTTGGGTTTTTGTTGTGCTGTTTTTGCTGTTGAACATTGAAG GATGGCACACTTATTTCTGGTTAGCCTTTTTACCCTTGATA CTTCTACTTCTGGTGGGGGCAAAGTTGGAGCACATAATCGCTCGTTTGTATCAGGATTCAATAGACATGTTGGGAAGAGATGATGACAAATCAGTGAAGCCATCAGATGAATATTTCTGGTTTACCAGCCCTCTCCTAGTCCTCCACTTACTTCACTTCATTTTGTTTCAAAACTCTTTTGAGATTGCATTTTTCTTCTGGATTTGG TGCACATATGGATTTGATTCATGCATTATGGAGAAAGTAACCTACGTTATCCCAAGACTTATAATGGG TGTAATTGTTCAAGTGCTTTGCAGTTATAGCACCTTGCCTTTGTACACTATTGTGACTCAG ATGGGTAGTGAAAGCAAACCGCATTCCAACTGCATGATCAAAGAATCAACCCAAACTGATGAACAAGCAATAATCATGGTGGAAGATGCAACATCTGCAATTGAGCTTGTTCCCTTGGAGAAACCTAATACATCCAACAGTTAA
- the LOC108342084 gene encoding MLO-like protein 13 isoform X3 encodes MAEELNHSLEYTPTWIVAVVCCIIVFISLCVERALHKLGNYLKRKGQNALYEVLTKLEEELMLLGFISLLLTVFQGLISDICISPNLATQMLPCKRPHRSSEGSAHYQIYYDAIINRRRLLSSGSGSDHCTHKGKVPLLSLESLHQLHIFIFVLAVVHAIFCVTTMLLAGAKMREWKVWEDHYRDHSEAIDKHEFFKEKSRGYWRKAAVISWLISFFKQFHGSVTKYDYYALRYGFVKKHHSNNPNYNFHNYMLRTLEVDFKRVVGISWYLWVFVVLFLLLNIEGWHTYFWLAFLPLILLLLVGAKLEHIIARLYQDSIDMLGRDDDKSVKPSDEYFWFTSPLLVLHLLHFILFQNSFEIAFFFWIWCTYGFDSCIMEKVTYVIPRLIMG; translated from the exons ATGGCAGAAGAACTTAACCACTCTCTGGAATACACACCAACATGGATTGTTGCGGTTGTTTGCTGCATAATTGTTTTCATCTCCCTTTGTGTTGAACGTGCCCTTCACAAACTCGGAAAC TACCTAAAGAGAAAAGGTCAGAACGCACTGTATGAAGTCTTGACAAAATTGGAAGAAG AATTGATGCTTTTAGGGTTCATTTCCCTTTTGTTAACCGTCTTTCAAGGTTTAATAAGCGACATTTGCATCTCACCAAACCTTGCAACCCAAATGCTTCCATGCAAAAGGCCTCATAGGTCTTCAGAAGGTTCAGCGCATTATCAGATATACTATGATGCTATAATAAACAGAAGGAGGCTTTTGTCTAGTGGTTCTGGTTCAGATCATTGTACACATAAG GGTAAGGTTCCACTGTTATCATTGGAATCTTTACATCAGCTTCACATTTTTATCTTTGTATTGGCCGTTGTACATGCAATATTCTGTGTCACAACAATGCTTCTTGCAGGTGCAAAG ATGCGGGAATGGAAGGTATGGGAGGATCATTATCGAGATCACAGTGAAG CAATAGATAAACATGAGTTCTTCAAAGAAAAAAGTCGAGGATATTGGAGAAAAGCAGCTGTTATTAGTTGGCTG ATATCATTCTTCAAGCAATTTCATGGCTCTGTTACAAAGTATGACTACTATGCACTTCGGTATGGATTTGTCAAG AAACACCACTCAAATAACCCCAactataattttcataattacaTGCTGAGGACACTTGAAGTAGACTTCAAAAGAGTTGTTGGTATCAG CTGGTACCTTTGGGTTTTTGTTGTGCTGTTTTTGCTGTTGAACATTGAAG GATGGCACACTTATTTCTGGTTAGCCTTTTTACCCTTGATA CTTCTACTTCTGGTGGGGGCAAAGTTGGAGCACATAATCGCTCGTTTGTATCAGGATTCAATAGACATGTTGGGAAGAGATGATGACAAATCAGTGAAGCCATCAGATGAATATTTCTGGTTTACCAGCCCTCTCCTAGTCCTCCACTTACTTCACTTCATTTTGTTTCAAAACTCTTTTGAGATTGCATTTTTCTTCTGGATTTGG TGCACATATGGATTTGATTCATGCATTATGGAGAAAGTAACCTACGTTATCCCAAGACTTATAATGGGGTAA
- the LOC108342034 gene encoding uncharacterized protein LOC108342034: protein MMTPESSKELEKHAISSHHVRGNSEYVRLAISDEPRAVENEILQPVAVSRFKSFRWWVKAFFWCFVIVVLTLVIVKWGVPFTFEKIIYPIMEWEATAFGRPVLALVLVASLALFPVFFIPSGPSMWLAGMIFGYGLGFVIIMVGTTIGMVLPYLIGLVFRDRIHQWLKKWPKNAAMIRLAGEGSWFHQFQVVALFRVSPFPYTIFNYAVVVTNMRFWPYLCGSITGMVPEAFIYIYSGRLLKTLADAQYGKHQLTTVEIVYNIISFIVAVVTTIAFTVYAKKALNELKIAEANEEAASVSGSTTLEIEKGSH, encoded by the exons ATGATGACACCAGAATCATCAAAGGAGTTGGAAAAGCATGCAATCTCAAGTCATCATGTGAGGGGGAATAGTGAATATGTTAGACTTGCCATTTCTGATGAACCGAGGGCTGTCGAAAATGAAATACTACAGCCTGTAGCAGTATCGAGATTTAAATCTTTCAGGTGGTGGGTGAAAGCCTTTTTCTGGTGCTTTGTCATTGTTGTACTTACTCTTGTTATAGTGAAATGGGGAGTGCCATTTACTTTCGAAAAG ATAATTTACCCAATCATGGAGTGGGAAGCGACCGCTTTTGGCCGTCCAGTTCTTGCCCTTGTACTTGTTGCTTCTCTGGCTTTATTCCCAGTATTTTTTATCCCTTCTGGCCCTTCCATGTGGTTGGCTGGGATGATTTTTGGTTATGGCCTTGGCTTTGTTATAATAATGGTTGGCACAACCATAGGGATGGTCCTCCCTTACTTAATTGGACTAGTTTTCCGTGACCGTATTCAT CAATGGTTAAAGAAATGGCCCAAGAATGCCGCAATGATTAGACTTGCTGGGGAAGGGAGTTGGTTCCATCAATTTCAAGTAGTTGCTTTGTTCAGAGTTTCACCTTTTCCGTACACCATTTTCAATTATGCTGTAGTTGTGACCAATATGAGGTTTTGGCCGTACTTATGTGGATCAATAACAGGAATGGTGCCAGAAGCTTTCATTTACATCTACAG TGGTCGATTACTGAAGACCTTGGCAGACGCACAGTACGGGAAGCACCAATTGACAACTGTAGAAATTGTGTACAACATAATTTCTTTCATAGTTGCTGTTGTTACCACCATTGCTTTCACTGTTTATGCAAAAAAGGCCCTTAATGAACTCAAAATTGCAGAGGCCAATGAGGAAGCTGCCTCTGTATCAGGGAGTACTACTCTTGAGATTGAGAAGGGTTCCCATTGA